One Ricinus communis isolate WT05 ecotype wild-type chromosome 1, ASM1957865v1, whole genome shotgun sequence DNA window includes the following coding sequences:
- the LOC8285503 gene encoding metal tolerance protein 1 isoform X1, translating to MMEALNPQHGQVIEISVDVPDGRNSLAGGKICGDAPCGFSDAGAASKDAEERSASMRKLLMAVALCVVFMSVEVVGGIKAHSLAILTDAAHLLSDVAAFAISLFSLWAAGWEATPRQSYGFFRVEILGALVSIQLIWLLAGILVYEAIIRLVHDTGNVNGFLMFIVAAFGLVVNIIMAFLLGHDHGHGHDDHNHGIGHSHGKKITTHHYHHHHHDAHHHEEHSRDEHHYHEEHSKDEHYPASEENSEPLLEKEKGKPGKKKWNINVQGAYLHVLGDSIQSIGVMIGGGIIWYKPEWKIVDLICTLSFSVVVLGTTIRMLRNILEVLMESTPREIDATKLEKGLLEMDEVVAIHELHIWAITVGKVLLACHVKIRPEANADMVLDKVIDYIRREYNISHVTIQIER from the exons ATG aTGGAAGCACTAAATCCTCAACATGGGCAAGTTATTGAAATAAGTGTTGATGTTCCTGATGGAAGGAACAGTCTTGCTGGTGGTAAGATATGTGGGGATGCGCCTTGTGGATTCTCAGATGCTGGAGCTGCCTCCAAGGATGCCGAAGAACGATCAGCCTCCATGCGCAAGCTCTTGATGGCAGTGGCACTTTGTGTGGTCTTCATGAGTGTTGAAGTAGTTGGTGGCATAAAAGCCCACAGTCTTGCAATATTGACTGACGCTGCACATTTGCTTTCAGATGTTGCAGCCTTTGCTATCTCGTTATTCTCTTTGTGGGCAGCTGGCTGGGAAGCCACACCTCGTCAGTCCTATGGATTTTTTAGGGTAGAGATTCTCGGAGCTCTGGTTTCCATACAACTCATATGGTTGCTTGCTGGGATTTTGGTGTATGAAGCCATTATTAGACTCGTTCATGATACAGGCAATGTAAATGGCTTTCTAATGTTTATAGTTGCTGCATTTGGCCTTGTGGTGAATATCATCATGGCTTTTCTGTTGGGTCATGATCATGGGCATGGCCATGATGATCACAATCATGGGATTGGACACAGCCATGGAAAGAAAATTACCACTCATCATTACCATCACCACCACCACGATGCCCATCACCATGAGGAGCACTCAAGAGATGAGCACCATTATCATGAGGAGCACTCAAAAGATGAGCACTATCCTGCTTCTGAAGAAAATTCTGAGCCATTgctggaaaaagaaaaaggcaagccaggaaaaaagaaatggaacaTAAATGTACAAGGAGCTTACCTTCATGTACTTGGGGATTCCATCCAGAGTATCGGGGTAATGATTGGAGGTGGAATCATATGGTATAAGCCTGAGTGGAAGATAGTTGACCTGATCTGCACCCTCAGTTTTTCAGTTGTTGTTTTGGGTACGACCATTAGAATGCTGCGAAATATACTCGAAGTCTTGATGGAGAGTACTCCAAGAGAGATAGATGCAACAAAGTTAGAGAAGGGACTGTTAGAGATGGATGAAGTGGTGGCCATTCACGAGCTGCATATCTGGGCCATCACAGTGGGCAAGGTCCTTTTGGCTTGTCATGTTAAAATCAGACCAGAAGCAAATGCGGACATGGTTCTGGACAAAGTGATTGACTACATCAGAAGGGAGTACAATATAAGTCATGTTACCATCCAGATAGAGCGTTAG
- the LOC8285503 gene encoding metal tolerance protein 1 isoform X2, translating into MEALNPQHGQVIEISVDVPDGRNSLAGGKICGDAPCGFSDAGAASKDAEERSASMRKLLMAVALCVVFMSVEVVGGIKAHSLAILTDAAHLLSDVAAFAISLFSLWAAGWEATPRQSYGFFRVEILGALVSIQLIWLLAGILVYEAIIRLVHDTGNVNGFLMFIVAAFGLVVNIIMAFLLGHDHGHGHDDHNHGIGHSHGKKITTHHYHHHHHDAHHHEEHSRDEHHYHEEHSKDEHYPASEENSEPLLEKEKGKPGKKKWNINVQGAYLHVLGDSIQSIGVMIGGGIIWYKPEWKIVDLICTLSFSVVVLGTTIRMLRNILEVLMESTPREIDATKLEKGLLEMDEVVAIHELHIWAITVGKVLLACHVKIRPEANADMVLDKVIDYIRREYNISHVTIQIER; encoded by the coding sequence aTGGAAGCACTAAATCCTCAACATGGGCAAGTTATTGAAATAAGTGTTGATGTTCCTGATGGAAGGAACAGTCTTGCTGGTGGTAAGATATGTGGGGATGCGCCTTGTGGATTCTCAGATGCTGGAGCTGCCTCCAAGGATGCCGAAGAACGATCAGCCTCCATGCGCAAGCTCTTGATGGCAGTGGCACTTTGTGTGGTCTTCATGAGTGTTGAAGTAGTTGGTGGCATAAAAGCCCACAGTCTTGCAATATTGACTGACGCTGCACATTTGCTTTCAGATGTTGCAGCCTTTGCTATCTCGTTATTCTCTTTGTGGGCAGCTGGCTGGGAAGCCACACCTCGTCAGTCCTATGGATTTTTTAGGGTAGAGATTCTCGGAGCTCTGGTTTCCATACAACTCATATGGTTGCTTGCTGGGATTTTGGTGTATGAAGCCATTATTAGACTCGTTCATGATACAGGCAATGTAAATGGCTTTCTAATGTTTATAGTTGCTGCATTTGGCCTTGTGGTGAATATCATCATGGCTTTTCTGTTGGGTCATGATCATGGGCATGGCCATGATGATCACAATCATGGGATTGGACACAGCCATGGAAAGAAAATTACCACTCATCATTACCATCACCACCACCACGATGCCCATCACCATGAGGAGCACTCAAGAGATGAGCACCATTATCATGAGGAGCACTCAAAAGATGAGCACTATCCTGCTTCTGAAGAAAATTCTGAGCCATTgctggaaaaagaaaaaggcaagccaggaaaaaagaaatggaacaTAAATGTACAAGGAGCTTACCTTCATGTACTTGGGGATTCCATCCAGAGTATCGGGGTAATGATTGGAGGTGGAATCATATGGTATAAGCCTGAGTGGAAGATAGTTGACCTGATCTGCACCCTCAGTTTTTCAGTTGTTGTTTTGGGTACGACCATTAGAATGCTGCGAAATATACTCGAAGTCTTGATGGAGAGTACTCCAAGAGAGATAGATGCAACAAAGTTAGAGAAGGGACTGTTAGAGATGGATGAAGTGGTGGCCATTCACGAGCTGCATATCTGGGCCATCACAGTGGGCAAGGTCCTTTTGGCTTGTCATGTTAAAATCAGACCAGAAGCAAATGCGGACATGGTTCTGGACAAAGTGATTGACTACATCAGAAGGGAGTACAATATAAGTCATGTTACCATCCAGATAGAGCGTTAG
- the LOC8285504 gene encoding transcription factor bHLH67, whose product MERVQGPIDPCFLGERLDVEGLQREFANTGSLRFQEEEEEEEEEEETQLLMPSLEDKMPFLQMLQSVEYPPFFPIKEPNFQTLLKLQHLKKQQPWDMTTYITETETRHIQAAALEHESCVTHDIPDLHSPVKSESQDLRNPHSNSYLEEVSREADNQTVRVNSDSSSFPWTIQQTMLSDTHFSKSSPLLVPRERRKRKRTRPTKNKEEVESQRMTHIAVERNRRRQMNDHLNSLRSLMPPSYVQRGDQASIIGGAIDFVKELEQLLQSLEAQRRTRKPEEAEAGIGISSNGLFTLQSDCNGNCEEESKVKRISEVGEIEVTAVHNHVNLKIQCHRKPGLLLRAIFALEELRLSVLHLNITSSETTVLYSFNLKIEEDCKLGSADEVAATVNQIFSIINGS is encoded by the exons ATGGAGAGGGTTCAAGGCCCCATTGATCCTTGT TTCTTAGGAGAACGTCTCGATGTGGAGGGTTTACAACGGGAATTTGCCAACACAGGAAGTTTGAGatttcaagaagaagaagaggaagaagaagaagaagaagaaacacaGTTGTTAATGCCAAGCTTGGAAGACAAAATGCCTTTCCTTCAAATGCTTCAAAGCGTTGAATACCCACCATTCTTCCCCATTAAAGAACCCAACTTCCAAACACTGTTAAAACTCCAACATCTCAAAAAGCAGCAGCCATGGGATATGACCACTTATATTACTGAAACAGAAACCCGACACATTCAAGCAGCGGCATTAGAGCATGAAAGTTGTGTCACTCATGACATACCTGATTTACACTCACCAGTCAAATCTGAAAGCCAAGACCTTCGAAACCCACATTCAAATTCTTATCTTGAAGAGGTGAGCCGCGAGGCTGATAACCAAACAGTTCGAGTTAACTCAGATAGCTCTTCATTTCCTTGGACTATCCAACAAACCATGCTTAGCGATACCCATTTCTCAAAATCTTCTCCTCTGTTAGTCCCTAGAGAAAGACGAAAGCGAAAGCGGACAAGGccaacaaagaacaaagaagaagTTGAAAGCCAGCGTATGACCCACATTGCCGTCGAGCGCAACCGCCGTCGTCAAATGAATGACCATCTCAACTCTCTCCGTTCTCTCATGCCTCCCTCTTACGTTCAAAGG GGCGACCAAGCATCGATTATTGGAGGTGCAATAGACTTTGTGAAGGAGCTAGAGCAGCTTCTACAGTCTCTTGAGGCTCAAAGAAGAACGAGAAAACCAGAAGAAGCTGAGGCAGGTATTGGCATTTCATCAAACGGGCTGTTTACTTTACAATCGGACTGTAATGGTAATTGTGAAGAGGAGTCAAAGGTGAAGAGAATATCAGAGGTGGGGGAGATAGAAGTGACTGCCGTACATAACCATGTAAATTTGAAGATACAATGTCACAGAAAACCAGGCCTACTGTTGAGAGCCATTTTTGCATTAGAGGAACTTAGGCTTTCAGTTTTGCACCTTAATATTACTTCATCTGAAACTACTGTTCTTTATTCATTCAATCTAAAG ATAGAGGAAGACTGTAAGCTGGGATCAGCGGATGAGGTAGCAGCAACAGTTAATCAAATATTCAGCATTATCAACGGCAGCTGA
- the LOC8285501 gene encoding brassinosteroid-responsive RING protein 1: MPKFSPHLIMSLLAHIKLAILGALSYIHHHSARLYKGYCRANHANHVQDSVDQEAEESRPSPSLVPVPYMSHVMSKLIKHKLPVIAFSETDPRTAVHETCAICLSCIDKRQEIRLPGNCSHLFHRECMDEWVDHGHGTCPLCRLKLLPAQNGKDPWREERIAYLFGEDWELDGF, from the coding sequence ATGCCAAAATTCTCACCGCACCTCATAATGTCCTTGCTCGCACACATCAAACTGGCAATTCTTGGAGCACTGTCTTATATCCATCATCACTCTGCAAGGTTGTACAAAGGTTACTGCAGAGCCAATCACGCCAACCATGTTCAAGACTCTGTTGATCAAGAAGCAGAAGAGAGCCGGCCATCCCCTTCACTGGTTCCAGTACCATACATGAGCCACGTCATGTCCAAATTGATAAAGCATAAGCTGCCAGTCATAGCATTCAGCGAGACTGATCCAAGAACAGCAGTACATGAGACATGTGCAATATGCTTGAGTTGCATTGACAAAAGGCAAGAAATAAGATTGCCAGGAAATTGCAGTCATCTGTTTCATAGAGAATGCATGGATGAATGGGTTGATCATGGCCATGGTACTTGCCCTTTGTGTAGACTTAAGTTATTGCCTGCTCAGAATGGGAAAGATCCGTGGAGAGAGGAGAGGATTGCCTATCTGTTTGGTGAGGATTGGGAGCTTGATGGTTTCTAG